In Helianthus annuus cultivar XRQ/B chromosome 3, HanXRQr2.0-SUNRISE, whole genome shotgun sequence, a single window of DNA contains:
- the LOC110930345 gene encoding zinc finger CCCH domain-containing protein 18: protein MADDDERRVLEDQLELQLQEQRESIAALDEALASDPQNPEILEVHAELLQAIKDAEEGLFVLKRARLLQEVDMSLQMAKDGRNGRNQDSLDSNDVKVEALKEPEDVNQDPLDPKQTEAESNKVFSVGSKCRFRHSDGRWYDGLIVAIDGSNDAKVSFLTPTSENQLICKFFLQQRCRFGTKCRSSHGINLPLSSLRKYTPTVWTHSLIGSNVWAISDSKTGIWREAELESWDEELKSGRVVFRDDGSSINVGHEFISLCQYAQMSDEDDNDSDSCSNSEQDDLSENEIEDASEGLGFLGSSNLRGIQTETAIFAEWENHTRGIASKMMANMGFREGMGLGVRLQGRVDPISVKVLPKNQSLDHAFESNENKDKNQEKKRSRGGKRKRDKKFAALAKAAKLQEEPSSDIFSLINTQLAKHDEALKVGSNKKPQKKDFQESKNGDRRALVAFDDEVKELRARVQKLEEMASRNKKEKVVYEAAVRKLNETRKQLAEVEAAHASASNAVASKEKEKRWLKF, encoded by the exons GTTCATGCAGAGCTTCTTCAAGCAATCAAAGATGCAGAAGAGGGTCTCTTCGTTCTTAAACGAGCTAGATTATTGCAAGAAGTTGACATGTCTCTACAGATGGCAAAAGATGGACGTAATGGGAGAAATCAAGATTCTCTTGATTCAAACGACGTTAAAGTGGAAGCGTTGAAAGAACCCGAGGATGTGAATCAAGATCCTCTTGATCCCAAACAAACAGAAGCGGAATCAAATAAGGTATTCTCTGTTGGATCAAAATGTCGCTTTCGCCACTCAGATGGACGATGGTATGACGGTTTGATTGTTGCAATTGACGGGTCTAATGATGCAAAAGTTTCCTTTCTTACTCCAACATCAGAGAATCAGTTG ATTTGCAAGTTCTTCTTGCAGCAACGGTGTCGATTTGGTACAAAGTGTCGTTCGTCACATG GCATTAATCTGCCATTATCATCACTGAGAAAATATACTCCCACAGTGTGGACTCATTCGTTAATCGGGTCCAATGTGTGGGCCATCTCCGACAGTAAAACCGGAATTTGGCGGGAAGCGGAGCTTGAGTCATGGGATGAAGAACTCAAATCGGGCCGGGTCGTTTTCCGAGACGATGGTAGCTCGATAAACGTCGGACACGAGTTTATATCTTTATGTCAATACGCCCAAATGAGCGATGAAGATGACAATGACAGTGACTCCTGTTCCAATTCGGAACAGGATGATCTTTCCGAAAATGAAATCGAAGACGCCTCTGAAGGTTTAGGGTTTCTCGGTTCGTCAAATCTACGAGGTATACAAACCGAAACCGCCATTTTTGCAGAATGGGAGAATCACACTCGGGGAATCGCGTCTAAGATGATGGCTAACATGGGTTTCCGCGAAGGAATGGGTTTGGGTGTGAGGTTACAAGGACGTGTTGACCCGATTTCGGTCAAAGTACTACCGAAAAATCAGTCTCTCGATCATGCTTTCGAATCTAacgaaaataaagataaaaatcAAGAGAAAAAACGAAGCAGAGGCGGGAAAAGAAAACGCGATAAGAAATTTGCAGCATTAGCGAAGGCTGCCAAGTTACAAGAGGAACCGAGCTCGGATATTTTTAGTCTTATCAACACACAGTTAGCGAAGCATGATGAAGCGTTGAAAGTCGGGTCAAACAAGAAACCGCAAAAGAAAGATTTCCAGGAGAGTAAGAACGGTGACAGGCGGGCGCTCGTTGCGTTTGATGATGAGGTGAAGGAGTTACGTGCGAGAGTTCAAAAACTGGAGGAAATGGCTAGCAGGAATAAGAAAGAGAAGGTGGTTTACGAGGCGGCAGTTAGGAAGCTTAATGAAACTCGGAAACAGTTGGCGGAAGTTGAAGCCGCGCATGCATCAGCGTCTAATGCTGTTGCTAGTAAAGAGAAGGAGAAGAGATGGCTTAAGTTTTAA
- the LOC110930346 gene encoding CBL-interacting serine/threonine-protein kinase 5 produces MEEQRHILPGGKYEKGKLIGTGTFAKVYHGRELATGESVAIKVINKDQVKDQGMVEQIQREISATRLLRHPHIVELREVLATKSKIYYVMEYVSGGELFAKVARGGRVKEDVARKYFQQLISAVDFCHSRGVSHRDIKPENLLLNSNDDLKITDFGFSALPEQKRYDGLLHTQCGTPAYVAPEVLRKKGYDGAKADIWSCGVVLYVLLAGFLPFHDENIMNLYRKIFKAEYEFPPWFTAETRKLISKILMADPERRISIQGIQRVSWYRRGPPRQISFRLKTERVTPSDPAAGTLKKSTSSPSFFNAFELITSMSSGFDLSTLFESKEKKKVASIFTSKCSAAAIVERITAAAKVLRFSVEKEEDFKLRMEAAEEGRKGALVVTAEVFEMATEMTVVEFLKDSGDTLEYEKFCEEDVRPALKDIVWTWQGDDCNSNSSVNSDGNGEGDGYC; encoded by the coding sequence ATGGAGGAACAAAGACACATACTACCAGGAGGCAAGTATGAAAAAGGAAAACTCATCGGAACCGGCACCTTCGCCAAGGTCTACCACGGCAGAGAACTCGCCACCGGCGAAAGCGTCGCCATTAAAGTCATCAACAAAGATCAAGTCAAAGATCAAGGCATGGTTGAACAGATCCAGCGAGAAATCTCCGCCACACGTCTCCTCCGTCATCCTCACATCGTCGAGCTTCGTGAAGTTCTAGCAACAAAATCTAAGATCTATTACGTCATGGAGTATGTTTCCGGTGGTGAGCTTTTCGCAAAGGTCGCACGTGGCGGACGTGTGAAGGAAGACGTTGCTCGTAAGTATTTCCAGCAGTTAATCTCCGCCGTTGATTTCTGCCATAGCCGCGGTGTGTCTCATCGTGATATTAAACCGGAAAACCTGCTGTTAAACAGTAATGATGATTTGAAAATAACTGATTTCGGATTCTCTGCTCTGCCGGAACAGAAGCGTTACGATGGACTGCTGCACACGCAGTGTGGCACGCCTGCTTACGTGGCACCGGAGGTGTTACGGAAGAAAGGATACGACGGTGCGAAGGCGGATATCTGGTCATGCGGCGTCGTTTTGTACGTTTTGTTAGCCGGATTTTTACCGTTTCACGATGAGAATATTATGAATCTGTACCGGAAGATTTTCAAAGCAGAGTATGAGTTTCCGCCGTGGTTCACCGCGGAGACACGGAAGCTGATCTCGAAGATATTAATGGCGGATCCGGAGCGGCGGATCTCGATTCAAGGAATCCAGCGTGTGTCGTGGTACCGGCGAGGTCCGCCACGTCAGATCTCGTTCCGGTTGAAAACCGAACGAGTTACGCCGTCGGATCCGGCGGCCGGAACGTTGAAGAAATCAACATCGTCGCCGTCGTTTTTCAACGCTTTTGAGCTGATTACATCGATGTCGTCTGGATTCGATCTATCGACGTTGTTCGAGAGCAAGGAGAAGAAGAAGGTAGCATCGATATTCACGTCGAAGTGTTCAGCGGCGGCGATTGTTGAGCGGATAACGGCGGCGGCAAAGGTGTTGAGGTTTAGCGTTGAGAAGGAGGAGGATTTTAAGCTGCGGATGGAGGCGGCGGAGGAAGGGCGGAAAGGAGCGTTGGTGGTTACGGCGGAGGTATTTGAGATGGCGACGGAGATGACGGTTGTGGAGTTTTTGAAGGATTCCGGTGACACGTTGGAGTATGAAAAGTTCTGTGAGGAGGACGTTAGACCGGCGTTAAAGGATATTGTTTGGACGTGGCAAGGTGATGACTGCAATTCCAATTCCAGTGTTAACAGTGACGGTAACGGTGAAGGTGACGGTTACTGTTAA